The Streptomyces camelliae genome window below encodes:
- a CDS encoding cysteine desulfurase-like protein, whose amino-acid sequence MAIDLTALRAHFPSLATGLAFFDGPGGTQTPRPVADAIAATLTGPLSNRGTVSPSELNAERAVADFRAAYADLLNVPANGIVHGRSATQLTYDFSRHLAKGWNAGDEIVLSRLDHDANVRPWVQAAERAGVTVRWIEIDPETTELDLDSYERALSSRTRLVAVTAASNVLGTKPPVRRIADRAHEAGALVYVDGVHYAAHHLVDVPALGADLFVCSPYKFLGPHCGVLAAAPEFLETLRPDKLLPSPDSVPERFEFGTLPYEVLAGATAAVDFLAELDPGTGASRRERLNRSLGSMHEHELTLRARLQEGLESLGGAINLRSKAPDRTPTLLMSIEGRDAREAQAHLAARDVVAPAGSFYAYEPFTALKLEEPALRAGLAPYNTTDDVDRFLDGLAAFL is encoded by the coding sequence ATGGCCATCGACCTCACCGCCCTGCGGGCCCACTTCCCCTCCCTCGCCACCGGCCTCGCCTTCTTCGACGGCCCGGGCGGAACACAGACTCCCCGCCCCGTCGCCGACGCCATCGCCGCGACACTCACCGGACCCCTGTCCAACCGGGGAACCGTCAGCCCGTCCGAGCTCAACGCCGAGCGCGCCGTCGCGGACTTCCGCGCCGCCTATGCCGACCTGCTGAACGTGCCCGCGAACGGCATCGTCCACGGGCGCAGCGCCACGCAGCTGACGTACGACTTCTCCCGCCACCTGGCCAAGGGCTGGAACGCGGGCGACGAGATCGTCCTCAGCCGCCTCGACCACGACGCCAACGTCCGCCCCTGGGTCCAGGCTGCCGAGCGGGCCGGCGTGACGGTCCGCTGGATCGAGATCGACCCGGAGACGACAGAGCTGGACCTCGACTCGTACGAGCGGGCCCTCTCGTCCCGGACCCGGCTGGTCGCGGTCACGGCGGCCTCCAACGTGCTGGGTACCAAGCCACCCGTACGCCGGATCGCCGACCGGGCCCACGAGGCGGGCGCGCTGGTGTACGTGGACGGGGTCCACTACGCCGCGCACCACCTCGTGGACGTGCCCGCCCTCGGGGCGGACCTCTTCGTCTGCTCGCCGTACAAGTTCCTCGGACCGCACTGCGGGGTGCTCGCGGCAGCGCCCGAGTTCCTCGAAACCCTGCGCCCGGACAAGCTCCTGCCGTCCCCCGACTCCGTCCCCGAACGCTTCGAGTTCGGCACACTGCCGTACGAGGTGCTGGCGGGCGCCACCGCCGCCGTCGACTTCCTCGCCGAGCTGGACCCGGGCACGGGGGCCTCGCGCAGGGAGCGCCTGAACCGCTCCCTGGGCTCCATGCACGAGCACGAACTGACGCTGCGCGCACGGCTGCAGGAGGGTCTGGAGTCTCTGGGCGGCGCCATCAACCTGCGCTCGAAGGCCCCGGACCGCACCCCGACGCTCCTGATGTCCATCGAAGGCCGCGACGCACGCGAGGCCCAGGCACATCTGGCCGCGCGCGACGTGGTGGCACCCGCCGGGTCGTTCTACGCCTACGAACCGTTCACCGCGCTCAAGCTCGAAGAGCCCGCCCTGCGCGCTGGCCTGGCCCCCTACAACACCACCGACGACGTGGACCGCTTCCTCGACGGGCTCGCCGCCTTCCTCTGA